In Zingiber officinale cultivar Zhangliang chromosome 6A, Zo_v1.1, whole genome shotgun sequence, a single genomic region encodes these proteins:
- the LOC121995076 gene encoding uncharacterized protein LOC121995076, with product MTTKEYELYKEAKRRAASEKQTIASRPYKMQAISKESTHASDRGSKRKQLEEFPLYSDVIKCRVFLNTLSGSAQKWFDGLPNGSITCFHDFKIVFLCHFASSRKYQKTDHCLFTLKQGPAESLRSYIKRFNQVAQDVSSVTSKILMSVFSHGLVEGEFFQDLIRDPVKNFDEMLGKTASYINVEEAQVARRKADKVSTSTKKLEKKPPQPPAEPLPCARDARPPFGPGLDTRPIPHVAAVQSPRPGSWGPRYCTYHCSHTHASSNCFQFARDFRRAVELGLPPLEIVPRTQQRILASQQVTAGAGQPGRPQLDLARQGN from the exons ATGACAACAAAAGAATACGAACTGTACAAGGAAGCCAAGAGGCGGGCAGCCTCCGAGAAGCAGACCATCGCTTCTCGACCATATAAGATGCAGGCAATTTCTAAGGAGTCGACCCACGCTTCTGACAGAGGGTCCAAAAGAAAACAGCTCGAGGAGTTTCCCTTG TATAGTGATGTCatcaagtgccgagtgttccttaaTACTTTATCCGGCTCGGCACAAAAATGGTTTGATGGATTGCCGaatgggtccatcacttgtttcCATGATTTCAAGATAGTCTTCCTGTGCCACTTCGCCAGTAGCAGGAAGTACCAAAAGACGGATCATTGTCTCTTCACGCTCAAGCAAGGGCCAGCTGAGTCCTTGCGAAGTTATATCAAGCGTTTCAACCAGGTGGCTCAGGACGTTTCATCAGTTACCTCCAAAATATTGATGAGCGTCTTCTCTCATGGACTAGTAGAGGGGGAGTTCTTCCAGGACCTCATTCGGGATCCCGTAAAGAACTTCGACGAGATGCTGGGGAAGACCGCCAGCtatatcaatgtggaagaggcTCAGGTTGCTCGACGAAAAGCAGACAAAGTGTCTACTTCCACCAAAAAACTAGAAAAGAAGCCACCACAGCCGCCAGCCGAGCCTCTTCCGTGTGCTCGGGACGCCCGACCACCCTTTGGTCCCGGTCTAGATACTCGACCGATTCCGCATGTGGCAGCTGTTCAATCCCCAAGGCCTGGGTCGTGGGGACCGCGCTACTGCACTTACCATTGCTCTCATACCCATGCCAGCAGTAACTGCTTTCAGTTTGCCCGAGACTTTAGGCGTGCTGTTGAGCTGGGCCTACCTCCGCTAGAAATCGTGCCCAGGACTCAACAAAGGATACTGGCCAGCCAACAGGTCACGGCCGGGGCAGGTCAACCCGGCAGGCCTCAGCTTGATCTTGCTAGACAAGGGAATTAG
- the LOC121997069 gene encoding pentatricopeptide repeat-containing protein At4g02750-like isoform X2: MRHQGDANLNHYTLPLLNWPRRIGLAADVYLCNTMMEVYARNGRVPLARRLFEEMPLRDVVTWTSLLSSYVSAGDSPEAFHLFCQMRAEGLEVNQVTMAVLLRACYGSEDKVAGCQLQAFANKAGLQSHELLQNSILSMFSRLACFEEVMKFVIIQNRSIASWNILLSSYSFIGDVSRVVKCYRKMRLEVTPSNETLTLPISAFAKCEHLPGGRESCCMMNAK; this comes from the exons ATGCGCCATCAAGGCGACGCCAACCTCAACCATTACACGCTTCCCCTCCTCAACTGGCCTCGCAGGATTGGCCTCGCAGCTGATGTCTATTTATGCAACACCATGATGGAGGTGTACGCTAGGAATGGTCGAGTCCCCTTGGCCCGCCGGCTGTTCGAAGAAATGCCTCTTAGGGATGTGGTAACTTGGACGTCCTTGTTATCTAGCTATGTTAGCGCGGGAGACTCTCCCGAGGCCTTCCACTTGTTCTGCCAAATGCGAGCGGAGGGTCTTGAGGTGAATCAAGTCACAATGGCGGTCTTGCTTCGAGCATGTTATGGTTCCGAAGACAAGGTCGCAGGGTGCCAACTACAAGCATTTGCGAACAAGGCAGGCCTCCAAAGTCATGAGTTgcttcaaaattcaattttgagCATGTTCAGTAGATTGGCTTGCTTCGAAGAGGTCATGAAGTTTGTCATCATTCAAAACAGGAGCATTGCCTCTTGGAATATCCTCCTATCATCCTACTCTTTCATAGGGGATGTTTCCAGAGTAGTCAAGTGCTATAGGAAGATGAGACTAGAGGTGACTCCTAGCAATGAGACTCTAACTTTGCCCATCTCTGCATTCGCCAAGTGTGAGCATCTCCCTGGTGGAAGAGAG TCATGTTGCATGATGAATGCCAAGTGA
- the LOC121997069 gene encoding pentatricopeptide repeat-containing protein At4g02750-like isoform X1 translates to MRHQGDANLNHYTLPLLNWPRRIGLAADVYLCNTMMEVYARNGRVPLARRLFEEMPLRDVVTWTSLLSSYVSAGDSPEAFHLFCQMRAEGLEVNQVTMAVLLRACYGSEDKVAGCQLQAFANKAGLQSHELLQNSILSMFSRLACFEEVMKFVIIQNRSIASWNILLSSYSFIGDVSRVVKCYRKMRLEVTPSNETLTLPISAFAKCEHLPGGREVHCNAIKT, encoded by the coding sequence ATGCGCCATCAAGGCGACGCCAACCTCAACCATTACACGCTTCCCCTCCTCAACTGGCCTCGCAGGATTGGCCTCGCAGCTGATGTCTATTTATGCAACACCATGATGGAGGTGTACGCTAGGAATGGTCGAGTCCCCTTGGCCCGCCGGCTGTTCGAAGAAATGCCTCTTAGGGATGTGGTAACTTGGACGTCCTTGTTATCTAGCTATGTTAGCGCGGGAGACTCTCCCGAGGCCTTCCACTTGTTCTGCCAAATGCGAGCGGAGGGTCTTGAGGTGAATCAAGTCACAATGGCGGTCTTGCTTCGAGCATGTTATGGTTCCGAAGACAAGGTCGCAGGGTGCCAACTACAAGCATTTGCGAACAAGGCAGGCCTCCAAAGTCATGAGTTgcttcaaaattcaattttgagCATGTTCAGTAGATTGGCTTGCTTCGAAGAGGTCATGAAGTTTGTCATCATTCAAAACAGGAGCATTGCCTCTTGGAATATCCTCCTATCATCCTACTCTTTCATAGGGGATGTTTCCAGAGTAGTCAAGTGCTATAGGAAGATGAGACTAGAGGTGACTCCTAGCAATGAGACTCTAACTTTGCCCATCTCTGCATTCGCCAAGTGTGAGCATCTCCCTGGTGGAAGAGAGGTACATTGCAATGCCATCAAAACTTGA